The following DNA comes from Candidatus Binataceae bacterium.
CACACCTTCCTGCGCGCACCATCGGATGCTCCGCTCCGACGACGCGAAGGGCTGGAAAATCGGCGGATGCGGCTTCTGCACAGGCTTAGGCACCACGCTCACCGCCTTGACGATGCCGTCCTCGACGCCCCTGCCCCACTTCGTCGTGGCCTCGATCGCCCACGGCGTCTCGCCCGGCGGCACGCGCCAGTACTTGCCCTGGTAGCTCAGCATGTCGTCGGTCCATGCGGCCTTGATGATGCGGAAGCATTCCTCGAACGCGGCGCGATTGGCGGCGTCGATCTCGTCGTGCTGATGCGGCTGGGCGCCGTGGATGCCGTGGGTCTGCTGGGCCATGATATCGACCCAGCGGCGCTGGTAGCCGCGGGCGAAGCCGGCGTTGGCGCGCCCGCCGGTCATGTGGTCGAGCATCGCGATATCCTCGGCCACACGAATCGGGTTGTTGGCGGGCAGCACGATGCCGAGCTGGCCGACGCGCAGGCGCCTGGTCTGCATCCCGATATAGAGATCGAGCAGCACGGGATTGTTGGAGAGCTCGAAGCCTTCGGCGTGGAAGTGATGCTCGGTGAAACTAATCGAGTCGTAGCCGAGATCGTCGGCGAGGCGCGCCTGCTCGGAAACCTCACGCAGCATCTGATCGTAAAGCTCGCCGCGCAGACCGACCATCCCTTTTTCGACCTGGGCCTTGTTGCCCACCGACGGAAGATAGAAGAGCGATACTTTCATTAATCCTTCGGTCCTTCTTGACGGCGAGCGTAAACCTTACGCGCCGGCGCCGGCGCTGCCAACAAGCGCAAGCGGAATCTTCAAGCGCGAGCTCCCCCGAGGACCGCCGCCGCTTCCTTTTCGACCCGCGTACCCTTGAAGAAATCCGGATTCATCCCGCCCCAGAATTCGACCGGATTGGCGAACACGAAATCGCGGAAGTCCCGTTCCGTGATGAGGCCGTCGTCGGCAAGCTCGCGCGCCTCTGGCAGGACCTCGCGCATGTCGGGCACGTCGAAATGTCCGATGTCGGAGCCGAACAGCGTCTTGACCTTCGCGCCGTATGGATTGACCCGCGCGTTGAAGCCCCACGCGTTCATCGGATCGTCGGCCTCGCAGCCAAAATAAAAGTTGCGGCAGAAGAGATCGCGGATGTCCTCGGCGCGCTCGATTCCGCACGCGGCGAAATCGTCGTAGCGCCCCGCCCCCGGCATCGCCGGCATTCCGCCCTCGCCCTCGGGTGTCCAGTGCTCAAGCTGCTCGTTCCATCGCGGCGCCGCGTAGCGCCCGAACAGTTCGGCCAGGCGCCCGCGATCGAGATTGACCGGATCGACTTCGGCAAGCGCGCGGGCGTTGCGCTTTTTCCAATGCCCGATCAAGTCCGCGTACAGATTGCAGGCCCATCCGACGCCGCCTTCGAGGAACGCGACCTTCAGCGCAGGAAAGCGCCGCGTCACGCCGCCCAGGAACAGCGCCTTGCACACCGCCTCGGCCGAGACCGCGAAATGCCCGATATGGTTGTAGGTGAAATTCGACACCGACACGCGCATCCCGTAGCCCCGCCCGCTCGAATGAAAGGTCGGCGCGATCCCGAGCTCCACGCATTTCGCCCAGACCGGGTCGTAGTCATATTCGCTGTCGAGGCCGAACATGTCGAACCAGGTCGCGTAGCGCGCGAGCTCGGGCGAGCGGCGCGCCGCCGCCGGGATCGGCCGCTTGATCACGCTCGACATCACGACCACCTTCAGCTTGAGCGCTTTGACGCGCTCGAGCTCCTCGATCGCCTCGGCCGGCGTGTTCATCGGGACCACCGCTGCCGGCGTCAGCCGGTCGGCATACGGCGCGAACTGTTCGGCTGCGTACATGTTGAAAGCGCGACAGGCCGCGCGGCGCAGCTCGTCGTTGCTGATGAAAGGGACGGCGAGGCCGGTCGTGGGATAAAGGATGCAGAAGTCCAGCCCGAGCTCGTCGAGCCGCTCGTAGAGCAGCCGCGGCACCATCGCGGTCGCCCGATCGAGCGTGTTGCGCGTCGGGAACGTCCACCATCCCTGCTGCGGACGCCGCAGGTCGCGGCGTTGCTCGACGGTAAGTTCGAGGTCGCGCGCAACTCGCCCGTTGCGCGAGTTGAAGGCTTCAGCCGCACCGCGTCCCGCGACGCGCTCGAGGTACTCGCAAATGTCCGGCGCGAATTCGAGCCAATGACCGTCGGAATCGACGACGGGATGGCTCAGGCGCGCCCGGACCGCCGCCGGGTCCGGAGCATGATCGGTAGACATCGTAGGATCCTCCTCGTCCGGGCCGCGAGGCCCGAGCGGACGAGATCATATACCGATCTGGTTTGTTAATTTCACCGCCCGCCTGTCAAGGACAAGGCGTGCTCGACAGCAAAGGTGCCGGCGACGGCGCGGACCGCGAGACCGTCACGAGGCGCCGCGATCCGCAGTGATCGAGGACGGCCGCCGCGGTCTCTCAGCGGAGCGAGAGCTTGGGAAAGAGCTCCTTGAGAGCGACGGGACGCTTGTCGGGAACTTCCTCGGAAGCTGCCTGGACCTTGTGCGCCGCCGCACGCTCTTCCTCATTGTCGACGAAGAGGCCCTTCTTGACGAAGTAACGCCGCTGCTTCGTGCCTTCATCAGCCGCTTCGTCGTCAGAGTTGCTCGGCGCCTCAGCCACTGCGGCAGACGCTGCGGTCGCGCATTGCACTGTGGGCATAGCCTCAAGAACGGCTTCCGCCGTCTTCTCAATCTTTTGCCCGCCAATCGTGGAAACAATCTTCTTGAGCCAGGACATCTATCTCTCCCTAGTACGGTTGCCGCAAAAGTTGACTGGAAGTGTTGAGCCAGTAGGCTCTATGAGGAGGTCGACGACGGCGACCGCAAAGAAATCAAGAGCGCTATTTGCTTGTCTAAACATCTAGTACAGCTTTGTAACAGATATAATAAGGCGATTCCATAATAAATCTGCTGAATTCACTATTTAACTGCAAATTATTTCGCATTGGATAGATTAACTCATCTTCAATTAGCTTTGATGGGCAGTATTTCTCCGGATAATTACCTTCGTTGCATCCTTCTGCGGCCCAATCTCATCTGTGCCGGCCTTTGTAGTGCTGATTTTCACTAAAGAGGGTTCCTCCGGCAGACAACCCGTGCGTCCCTTGATTAAACGCGCCATTGGCGGGATGAAGAGGCGGGAGGCAAAGCATCGATGGCTGCAAATTTCAAAGGCAAAGTCGCGCTGGTCACCGGCGGCGGGTCAGGTATCGGCAGGGCGACCGCGATGGCGTTCGCGCGCGAGGGCGCGAAGGTCGCCGTCGCGGACTATGTGGCGCAAGGCGGCGAGCGCACCGCGCGCGAGATCGGCGCTGCGGGCGGCGAGGCGATTTTCATCCACGCCGATATCTCGAGCGCCAAACCGGTCGAAACGATGGTTAACAAGGTCGTGCAGACCTGGGGACGCCTTGATTGCGCGCACAACAATGCGGGTATCGAGGGCCGCATGGCCGTCACGGCCGAATGCACCGAGGAGAATTTTGACCGCGTCATCGCGATCAACCTAAAGGGCGTGTGGTTGTGCATGAAGTATGAAATCCCGGAGATGCTCAAGCACGGCGGCGGCGCGATCGTGAACACCGCCTCGGTAGCTGGCCTGGTCGGATTTCGCGGACTGGTCGCCTACAACGCGTCCAAAGGCGGCGTCGTAATGATGACCAAGACGGCGGCGCTCGAGTATGCGCAGAAAGGTATCCGCGTCAACGCCGTCTGCCCGGGTGTGATCCGGACGCCGATGGTCGCGAGGATGCTCGACGCGAGCACGCTCGAGACCTACACGGAGAAAGACCTCGAGAACGCCGAACCGGTGGGCCGGATGGGCAAGCCGGAGGAGATCGCCGAGGCTGTGTTATGGCTGTGCTCTGACGCGTCGTCATTCGTGACCGGGCTGCCGATGGCAGTTGACGGAGGATGGATCGCGCAGTAGCGGCGGCGAGCGGCTGGACTGCGGCTCGAACGCCGCTTTCCAGCCGCGTCGCGGCGTAGCCAGCCGATCGCTTGATTTCCTCGCCTTAGTTTTTCTCCTTCCCGCGTCTTTATTCTTTTCGCTGTCTCACTAACGAACGCCCGCTCTCGCGGATAGCCCAGCGGTGTCTGTCTCATAATTGCAATCGTTCGGACATTCGAGGAGGAGCAAGCGGCCGCGGCGCCGAATTCACCTTCAATTGTACGAGCAATTCGAGAGCACTGTCTTGTTGGTATCGTGCTTGCTCTATACCCAATGCGAAAGAACTTTCGCGAATGCGGTAAGCTTTCGGAGGATATGAAAATGGACCACACCACTTTGGAGATCGATAGCTCAAAAGCGACGATCGTATCTGTCATGTCGGGCACCGCGGCGTATGATGTGTCCGTGGTAGCCGATGAGCCGCGCATTTACACCGCGCTCACTGAGCGTCCCGCTGACTTTGACGGCTACTTCGCGCCAGCCAGCCTCCAGCACGTCGAGGCGGTCGTTACTTACAGGGCTCTCACGGGGCGCCCTGCCGACTTTGACGGCGTCTTCGTACCGCCGCGCCGCAAGTGCATCGAGGGTGTCGCGACCTATACGGCGCTGAAAAAGCGCCCGGATCCCCGGCTCGGCGACATCGCAGCGTAAACCGCACCCTGGAAAGTCCCCAGTCGGCCGCGCCTCATAGTTAGCTTGGACGCGAGAGGCTGGATGGTCGCCTTTGGAAACGATGCTAAAGGGCTGCCCTCGCGCCTCAGAATAGTATAGACTCGAGAAATCCGTCGAAACAGTAACCGGCGCGACGTATGGGACGCGAGGGACCCTCGAAATGAAAAGAAAGACGGCCTTCAACGAAGGTCATTTCTGGGAAAACGTCAGGATGTTCGTGTTCATGGCGGCAGGGCTCGTCGCCCTCTGGTACGTAATGACGAACGTCATCTCCTGGTAGCTTCCAATCTTCCTCTTCAATCGGGCCAGGCTTCGATTCCGGCCGTTCTCAGCGTTGGCCGCGTAAGGCCAGCCCTCTCGGCCCCCAATAAGCGGCGCCGTAACCTTCCGGCCCCACCCTCTGGATATAAGAATCTCTCTTGACAGTAGAATCTATCGACTGACGCAAGGCCGCGCCGGAGCGCCGACCTGCGTCCCGGAACCGGGGCGGGTCAGAAGCAATAAAAACGGTTGATGCCGACGTTGTTGCAGGTTGTCGTCTGGCCGCCGGCGGGCGCTATCGGCCGATGCTCGGGCCCGCTGAGCGGCGGCGGCCTTAGGCCCGGAGATCTTGTCGCCAGCGGCTCCAATATCTGTGCCTGGTTTATGTCCTCGAGGGCGGTCGCGGTATCGCCTTGACGCGCCGCCAACAGCGCATTCTGGCGGAGCTTCTGCGCTTGTTTGAAGTTCGCGGCATCCCTGTCCGCAGTCGCACAACCGGCCAGCAGGAGAAATAACATCAGGACCCAAGGCGGGTACCGCAAAAGATTGGAGCGCATATCGCGGTCATCCACCGCTATTGTCCCCTGCCATTCTCCCTAGCATCCTCGCTCGTCCCAGTCCAATTCCTCGAATCATTGTGCGCGCGCGCGCGCCGTACGGACCCAGATCACTTTTGCTTTTCCGCTCGCATTTGCTAACACGCCTTGCATGAGCCGATACCATCTCGCCACGCTCGCGCTGGTCGGATGGGCGCTGATCGTCACTGAGCCGGAGCCGCGCACGATCAAGACCGGCTTTCCAACGATCGAGGCCTGCGAAAAGGCCGCCGCCACCTGGCAAGCAAATTACAAGCGCCATCTCAAACAGGCCAACCAGGCGAAGTATCCAAATCGGCGCCGGCGTCTGGCGCAAGCCATCCCGCCGACCAGATGCCTCGACGAGACGAAGGGCCCCCTACCGCCTTCCTGAGGTCGACCGTAAAAAAGGCGGGCCGGCCGCGCAGGTCAAACCGATGGCCGTTCGGCCAGGTCGCCGGTTGCCGGTTTTCAGAGGCTTCCCGGCAGCGCCGACCGATAGCCAGCGGTCCCGCCCGTTTACATTGGCCGGATGGTGAGAACCGGGCAGATCGACCGGCGCACCACCTGCTCGGTAACGCTGCCGAGCAGCGTATGCTTCTTGCCGGTGCGTCCGTGCGTCGCCATCACGACCAGATCGATCGACAGCTCCTCCTCGGCCTTGAGCAGGCCTGAGACGGGCGCGCCGGAACGCACGATGATCTGATAAGGAACCTTCCCCTGCAGCCATTTGCGCGCGACGCTGCGCAGGCTGTCAGTCGTGAGCGCCTTGATCTCGGCGCTCTGACGGGCCGTCGGAACGTTGGGCGTGATGTAAAAGAGATAGACCCGGCCGCCGTGCTGCTTGGCCATACCGACAGCCAGCTCGAGCGCGGGAATCGAGATCCGATCGAAATCGATCGGACACAGAATCCTTCGGAAGCGAGTCTTCATCGCTTATTTCTCCATGAGGACCGTGTGCTCAAGTGGGCCTCGCTCACTCTCGCGGGTCGGTAGTGCCTATTTTTCCTGGATGCTCTTGATGTAAGCGACCATGTTCGAGATCCGCGCCTTGACCTTCGCTTCGCTCTCGGGGGTAAACTCCTTTCCTTGGTCCTGCAAGGTTGTTCCCCAAAAGGGCATGTCGATGCGTGAGTGTGCGGGAATGCCCGATCTTCCGTCGATTGCTTTATATACCTGCTCCGCCGGAAATACGCCTCCACTGTTCTTGCTGAGGAGCGTGAGGTCCGGCGGCTTGATTCCGGGAATGACGTACAGCGCCTCTCCATGACCCTTGCCGTCCTTGCCATGGCAGGAGGCGCAATTCTGCTCGAAATCCTGTTTGCCGCCGGTCTCCGCGCGCGCGCCTGCAGCACAACTCGCGAGCAGCAGCAGGGCGACCATCCAGATGCATAACTCTCTTACGGGGCGACTACCGAACAGCAACCGCATCTTCCCTCTCCACAAAGTTTTCACGAGCATCCGGCTTAACCCGGAGGATGAGAATAGCCCAAGAACAGATGCAACGGCGAGTCTGCCCGGCGAATCTCATCGAAAAGTCGCCGCCCCGGGCGATGGCGAATTCCGGTCACTGCCGCCCGCTGTCCTTCAGCCGCTCTGCCGCGCTGCTCCAGCCGCTCTGCCGCGCTGCTCCAGGCATGAGCCCGCGCCGCGACTGCGGCGCGTCTTCATACGCAACGCGCCGAAGGGACGCTACATCAGCGCACACGCACTTCGATTCGGTTTAAGCTTGCGATCACGCGCGGATAGCATGCCTTGATCGCCGCGATCTGCGGTGGGATGGCCCTTGTGTGCTGGTCGAAAATCAGTACCGGCGCCGTGCCGCATTTGGTCTGAATGGGGTTGCTATCCATTTGGACGGCCGCGATGCGGCGTTCCGAAGGCAGATAGAATTGCACCACCCAGAGGTCGTAGGGCGCGAAGACCGCTATCTGCTCGCCAGGCGAGGTATGTTTGACTGCGACGGCGGCCGCTTTCCGCCAGTCGCCGTTGGGCGAGACCTTGAGCTTGAGCAAACGGTCCGCGGTCCGCATCGACATAGCGATGATTAGTGCCGCGAGGATGATGCGTATGGCGGTGCTGCGTACACAGGCCGCCCCGAAGCCCGCGAACGCGAACAGTCCGGCAAAGGCGATAATCACGTAGCGCGGCATTTCGATTGGCCGGGTTATGTGGCTCTCAGCGAATGCCGCCAGCACCGGCCCCGCCGTCCAAATCGCCAGGAAGCCCGGCACCAGAAGCGCCGTACGCCATTGCCGCCAGACGCCGAAGGCGATCAGGGCCGCAACAATCCAGAACAGCGCCGACTCCCCAACCGCGTCGCGCAGGACCGTGTACGGCCATGAGTTAGGCTCGGGCTTAATGAGCTTCGCCCCGATCCACGCCATGCCGGCGCGCGAAGTCGCGTACGCGTCCGGAAGGAGCGGAATGAGCAGCGACATGCCCGCCAATACCGCAAAGCCGGGACGAAAGACTTTGAGCTGGAGGGCACGTGCCGCTCCCGTCCGTTTTGCCGCCAGCAGACACAGTAGCCACAGCGCTTCGGCGAGCAGTAGGAAACTCGCGCTGTAATTGATCGGCAGCATCAGCGCGGTAAAAATCGCGAGGCCGAGGTAGTCGTCGAATACGCCGCGACGCTGAGCCCGCATGAAGAAGATGATTTGCAGCAGTTCCACCGCAATCAATAGCGAAAACTCGCGTGCCGTGCGGCTCGAAATCAGGAGGGTGATGTTGAGCGCAAAGATCAGTGCGGCGAACGCGCCTGCTATCTCTCCTTTTTCGGCGCTCGCCTCTCCTTCCAGCGCGCGGGAGACCTCGCGCACGGCTAAAAACAGCAGCACGATCGCGATCGTTCCCAGCAACGCCGACATCGCGCGCATCGCTAACAGGCTGGCGCCAAAGGCGCGCACCCACTCGTACAGCACGAGGTCGTAGGCGGGATGCTTGCCGCCGAATTCGACTTGCCAGAAAGTCCTGACGACTTCGCAAACGTTCGGCGCGATGACGGCAGCCCATGTACTGCCCTCAGCATCATTCATGTCCCAGCGCTGCAACTTGTGGAAGCGATAGCGAGCGCCGAGCAGCACCGCGATCACCAGCAGAGTGATCGAGAATACGCGTTTGG
Coding sequences within:
- a CDS encoding universal stress protein, translating into MKTRFRRILCPIDFDRISIPALELAVGMAKQHGGRVYLFYITPNVPTARQSAEIKALTTDSLRSVARKWLQGKVPYQIIVRSGAPVSGLLKAEEELSIDLVVMATHGRTGKKHTLLGSVTEQVVRRSICPVLTIRPM
- a CDS encoding SDR family oxidoreductase encodes the protein MAANFKGKVALVTGGGSGIGRATAMAFAREGAKVAVADYVAQGGERTAREIGAAGGEAIFIHADISSAKPVETMVNKVVQTWGRLDCAHNNAGIEGRMAVTAECTEENFDRVIAINLKGVWLCMKYEIPEMLKHGGGAIVNTASVAGLVGFRGLVAYNASKGGVVMMTKTAALEYAQKGIRVNAVCPGVIRTPMVARMLDASTLETYTEKDLENAEPVGRMGKPEEIAEAVLWLCSDASSFVTGLPMAVDGGWIAQ
- a CDS encoding LLM class flavin-dependent oxidoreductase, whose amino-acid sequence is MKVSLFYLPSVGNKAQVEKGMVGLRGELYDQMLREVSEQARLADDLGYDSISFTEHHFHAEGFELSNNPVLLDLYIGMQTRRLRVGQLGIVLPANNPIRVAEDIAMLDHMTGGRANAGFARGYQRRWVDIMAQQTHGIHGAQPHQHDEIDAANRAAFEECFRIIKAAWTDDMLSYQGKYWRVPPGETPWAIEATTKWGRGVEDGIVKAVSVVPKPVQKPHPPIFQPFASSERSIRWCAQEGVTAVIPPLFPAFERQLCDIYGEVSGRAPGEGMGVLRDIIIADTDAEAHAIWHESGYFCGREWFLPFGFAKGLEDPKTGETPDLFDNGLALVGTVDTVTRQVEQLLKRLPVSWIFAWMYNGLMAHDRLMKTIELFATKVLPRVANAG
- a CDS encoding amidohydrolase family protein, translated to MSTDHAPDPAAVRARLSHPVVDSDGHWLEFAPDICEYLERVAGRGAAEAFNSRNGRVARDLELTVEQRRDLRRPQQGWWTFPTRNTLDRATAMVPRLLYERLDELGLDFCILYPTTGLAVPFISNDELRRAACRAFNMYAAEQFAPYADRLTPAAVVPMNTPAEAIEELERVKALKLKVVVMSSVIKRPIPAAARRSPELARYATWFDMFGLDSEYDYDPVWAKCVELGIAPTFHSSGRGYGMRVSVSNFTYNHIGHFAVSAEAVCKALFLGGVTRRFPALKVAFLEGGVGWACNLYADLIGHWKKRNARALAEVDPVNLDRGRLAELFGRYAAPRWNEQLEHWTPEGEGGMPAMPGAGRYDDFAACGIERAEDIRDLFCRNFYFGCEADDPMNAWGFNARVNPYGAKVKTLFGSDIGHFDVPDMREVLPEARELADDGLITERDFRDFVFANPVEFWGGMNPDFFKGTRVEKEAAAVLGGARA
- a CDS encoding cytochrome c codes for the protein MVALLLLASCAAGARAETGGKQDFEQNCASCHGKDGKGHGEALYVIPGIKPPDLTLLSKNSGGVFPAEQVYKAIDGRSGIPAHSRIDMPFWGTTLQDQGKEFTPESEAKVKARISNMVAYIKSIQEK